One region of Mucilaginibacter sp. 14171R-50 genomic DNA includes:
- a CDS encoding NADH:ubiquinone oxidoreductase, with the protein MLDNLKILFHQGKQYIPDISTAKVPGIFRGRPVISTEKINETELQELCPTNAISVNPVCIDLGKCTFCGECAIAFPNKIKFTTDYKIAANDPDKLIIREGEDKPIELSPELVRKEIYECFSGSLKLRQVSAGGDNSCELELNACSNVNFDMGRFGIEFVASPRHADGIVITGPITANMAQPLQTCYEAIPEPKIIILVGTDAISGGIFEGSPALDRGFLSKYKIDLYIPGNPIHPLTFINGVLDLIRIRK; encoded by the coding sequence ATGTTAGACAACCTAAAAATACTGTTTCATCAAGGCAAGCAATATATTCCCGACATTAGCACTGCAAAAGTGCCGGGCATATTCAGGGGCCGGCCGGTTATCAGTACTGAAAAGATTAATGAAACCGAATTACAGGAACTTTGCCCTACAAACGCCATTTCAGTAAACCCGGTTTGTATTGACCTGGGGAAATGCACCTTTTGCGGGGAATGTGCCATTGCTTTTCCCAACAAAATCAAATTCACGACCGACTATAAAATAGCGGCCAACGACCCCGATAAACTTATTATCAGGGAAGGAGAAGATAAACCTATTGAACTGAGCCCGGAGCTGGTAAGAAAAGAGATTTATGAATGCTTTAGCGGTTCGCTGAAATTACGCCAGGTTTCCGCAGGCGGGGACAATAGCTGCGAGCTGGAATTAAATGCCTGTAGTAATGTAAACTTTGACATGGGCCGTTTTGGAATTGAATTTGTCGCATCGCCGCGCCACGCGGACGGCATCGTGATAACAGGCCCCATCACAGCAAATATGGCGCAGCCGCTGCAAACATGTTATGAGGCAATACCGGAGCCCAAAATTATTATCCTGGTAGGAACAGACGCCATTAGCGGTGGCATATTTGAGGGAAGCCCTGCCCTGGACAGGGGTTTTTTATCCAAATATAAAATTGACCTGTATATACCCGGTAATCCAATTCATCCATTAACATTTATTAATGGGGTACTTGATCTGATCAGGATTAGAAAATGA
- a CDS encoding complex I subunit 5 family protein — MTGIYLAAAFSIGGLLFFNRSRLINYLLVIAFLVLQTGFTFYEYLHPNTTELGYFTADALSILMLATLSIISIPAMYHSYVFLTKEKENPAHRAIYFAAMVVLLTAISAAYLANHIAVTWIFVELTTLSASALIYHRRNNRTLEGTWKYVFVCAISITLVFIGILFLSFTLKKAGTDDLSFAVLLKKAPELNLFWLRLAFIFIFTGFTAKLGLVPMYTAGIDAKDKAPSPAGAILSSVLMNMGFVGIFRFYVIIANSPLHAWANHVIMIAAILSIFVATVYMTKVKNIKRMFAYSSIEHMGIVMLGVVAGGVGYYAAILHIIFHAFVKSSLFFQMGQIYRIYKTKSIYYVGNYFKYNLTGAIVVLLGFFCATAMPPSGLFISEFLIFRALFEANYLAVLIVVMMLLTIIIWAFGKNIFKLLFSPPIDFKEDDLEKIKPVESISQFILFGLVVYLGLNPPQEFVTLIHEAIKNLPK, encoded by the coding sequence ATGACAGGAATTTATTTAGCAGCAGCGTTCAGTATAGGCGGATTACTATTTTTTAACAGGAGCCGGTTAATCAATTACCTGCTTGTTATCGCTTTCCTGGTATTACAAACCGGTTTTACATTTTATGAATATCTCCATCCAAACACGACTGAATTGGGATATTTTACGGCAGATGCGTTAAGCATTTTAATGCTGGCGACCTTAAGCATCATCAGCATTCCTGCCATGTATCACAGCTATGTTTTCTTAACGAAAGAAAAAGAGAACCCGGCGCATAGGGCTATATATTTTGCCGCAATGGTAGTACTGCTCACCGCTATCAGCGCTGCTTATCTTGCTAACCATATTGCGGTTACCTGGATTTTCGTTGAGCTCACTACCCTCAGCGCTTCCGCGCTTATTTATCATCGCAGGAATAACCGCACCCTGGAAGGCACCTGGAAATATGTTTTTGTTTGCGCAATCAGCATCACGCTGGTATTTATCGGCATACTTTTTTTAAGTTTTACTTTAAAAAAGGCAGGTACTGATGATCTTTCATTTGCTGTACTCTTGAAAAAGGCGCCCGAACTGAATTTATTTTGGTTGCGCCTTGCTTTCATTTTTATATTCACCGGGTTTACGGCTAAGTTAGGATTGGTTCCTATGTACACCGCCGGGATAGACGCGAAAGATAAAGCCCCCTCTCCTGCAGGCGCAATACTCTCCAGTGTTTTGATGAATATGGGTTTCGTGGGGATCTTCCGTTTTTACGTAATTATTGCGAATTCACCGCTACACGCCTGGGCCAATCATGTGATTATGATTGCCGCCATCCTTTCCATTTTTGTGGCGACCGTTTATATGACCAAGGTTAAAAATATAAAGCGAATGTTTGCCTACTCCAGCATTGAACATATGGGTATTGTCATGTTGGGTGTAGTTGCAGGCGGAGTCGGCTATTATGCCGCTATTTTGCATATTATTTTCCATGCCTTTGTTAAATCCAGCTTGTTTTTTCAGATGGGGCAGATATACCGCATTTATAAAACCAAAAGCATTTATTATGTAGGTAATTATTTTAAATACAATTTAACAGGTGCTATCGTGGTTCTGCTTGGTTTCTTTTGCGCAACGGCAATGCCCCCATCCGGTTTGTTTATTAGCGAATTCTTAATTTTTCGCGCTTTGTTTGAAGCTAATTATTTGGCGGTATTGATCGTTGTGATGATGCTGTTAACGATCATCATCTGGGCATTTGGCAAAAATATTTTCAAGTTATTATTTTCCCCTCCCATCGATTTCAAAGAAGATGATCTTGAAAAAATAAAGCCGGTGGAATCCATATCGCAATTTATCCTGTTTGGTTTGGTGGTTTACCTCGGGCTGAACCCACCGCAGGAATTTGTAACACTCATCCATGAGGCAATTAAAAATTTACCCAAGTGA
- a CDS encoding NADH-quinone oxidoreductase subunit K has product MTNVLLIIFTMSLLYLGIANRLLTYIKILAFQGLLLFGIAFIDLIQINAVNLAFVLLETIVFKAIAIPFFLNYIIKRNKINRDAEPFLPNFISLIIITLIILATFILSNAIADSRISKIYFVIALSTLFTGLYIILTRHKIITHVMGYLVIENGVFILSLAVGNEMPMLVNLGILLDVFVSVFILGIFVNRIGDVLKDTDVDQLKNLKD; this is encoded by the coding sequence ATGACCAACGTTTTACTGATAATATTTACCATGTCGCTCCTTTATCTGGGAATTGCCAACAGGCTGCTCACCTACATTAAAATTCTCGCATTCCAGGGCCTGTTACTATTTGGGATCGCCTTTATCGATCTGATACAAATCAATGCGGTCAACCTTGCTTTTGTTTTGTTAGAAACTATTGTTTTCAAGGCGATTGCTATACCCTTTTTTTTAAATTACATTATTAAAAGAAACAAGATCAACCGGGATGCGGAACCTTTTCTGCCAAATTTCATTTCGCTGATCATCATTACGCTCATCATCCTTGCCACCTTTATTTTATCCAATGCAATTGCTGATTCAAGGATAAGTAAGATTTATTTTGTTATAGCCCTCTCTACCTTGTTTACCGGGTTGTACATTATCTTAACCAGGCATAAAATTATCACGCATGTGATGGGCTACCTGGTCATTGAAAACGGCGTTTTCATTTTATCGTTAGCCGTAGGCAATGAAATGCCTATGCTGGTAAACCTGGGTATATTGCTGGATGTCTTTGTCAGTGTTTTCATATTGGGAATATTCGTCAACAGGATTGGAGATGTGCTAAAGGATACGGATGTGGATCAGTTAAAAAATTTAAAGGATTAA
- a CDS encoding class I SAM-dependent methyltransferase, protein MLDEAVNSVHFHKDAAFDGLYPEHIQGLSQRHWTPLEVAKKASAFLALPNAKILDIGSGVGKFCIIAGFYHPQTFFYGVEQRKELVRFSQMVNEEVNLANVGFIHGNLTAIDFKAYDHFYFFNSFHENIEPSGRIDNTVNTSSELYVYYSRFLIEMMDEKPAGTRLVTFHGREKQIPASFHLVDHAFSGRLKMWIKK, encoded by the coding sequence ATGCTTGACGAAGCCGTAAATTCTGTTCACTTCCACAAGGATGCTGCGTTCGATGGTTTATATCCGGAACATATTCAGGGGCTTTCACAAAGGCACTGGACCCCTTTGGAGGTTGCAAAAAAAGCGAGTGCCTTCCTGGCCCTTCCGAACGCAAAAATTTTAGATATCGGCAGCGGCGTAGGAAAATTCTGTATTATAGCTGGTTTTTACCATCCCCAGACTTTCTTTTACGGAGTAGAACAGCGAAAAGAATTAGTACGGTTTTCACAAATGGTTAACGAGGAAGTAAATTTAGCTAATGTGGGTTTTATTCATGGAAACTTAACAGCAATTGATTTCAAGGCATATGACCATTTTTATTTTTTTAATTCGTTTCATGAAAACATTGAGCCCAGCGGCCGTATAGACAACACGGTAAACACGTCCTCTGAATTATATGTTTATTATAGCAGATTTTTGATTGAAATGATGGACGAAAAGCCGGCAGGAACGAGACTGGTGACTTTTCATGGCCGTGAAAAGCAAATTCCTGCCAGTTTCCATTTAGTTGATCATGCCTTTAGCGGCCGGCTAAAAATGTGGATTAAGAAATAG
- a CDS encoding class I SAM-dependent methyltransferase, which translates to MKFDPLSFFSFIQRYFHKKSVPSFEKNDLNVSLFRNDAEFDWLYPEHIELMSHEHWTPLAIACKAAEFLAVPDAKVLDIGSGIGKFCLAAAYHFPKTFFYGVEQRLELHNYAEDAKEFTQLANVNFIHANVTQINFKEFDHFYFYNSFYENVDQENRIDDTIETSFSLYTYYTRYLLHALTEKPPGTRLVTYQSLEEEVPIGYKLADSYNVFLKMWIKE; encoded by the coding sequence ATGAAATTCGATCCGTTATCCTTTTTTTCATTTATACAGAGATATTTCCATAAGAAGTCAGTCCCATCATTTGAAAAAAATGATTTAAACGTTTCCTTATTTCGCAATGACGCAGAATTTGACTGGCTGTATCCGGAACATATTGAACTGATGTCCCATGAACATTGGACGCCTTTGGCTATAGCCTGTAAAGCCGCTGAATTTTTGGCTGTCCCTGATGCAAAAGTGCTTGATATCGGCAGCGGAATCGGTAAATTTTGTCTCGCTGCAGCTTATCATTTTCCAAAAACATTTTTTTACGGCGTAGAGCAAAGGCTGGAATTACATAATTATGCTGAAGATGCAAAGGAATTTACGCAATTGGCCAATGTAAATTTTATTCATGCCAATGTCACCCAGATAAATTTTAAAGAGTTTGATCATTTCTATTTTTATAATTCGTTTTATGAGAACGTTGATCAGGAAAACCGGATAGATGATACTATCGAAACCTCTTTTAGTCTCTATACTTATTATACCCGGTATTTACTTCATGCCTTAACGGAGAAACCGCCGGGGACTCGGTTAGTCACCTACCAGAGTTTGGAAGAAGAAGTCCCGATAGGTTATAAATTGGCGGATTCCTATAATGTCTTTTTAAAGATGTGGATAAAAGAATGA
- a CDS encoding proton-conducting transporter membrane subunit yields the protein MGKIIAFIVIILLAILLIPFISVKWKGMITVTTVTFIAILSGSLAFQALSGENAEFLFTGSSVTGEIPVRIDALSGWFIVIINFTCITGAIYGLHYMKAYRSQKSNLSLHCISFILVHSSLICICSLQNAIAFLIAWEIMALSSFILIIFEHYKRETLNAGINFLIQSHICIMFLTLGFIWVAMRMNSYDFKAITLFSSANSLLTGVALFLCFFFGFAIKAGFVPFHTWLPYAHPAAPSHVSGIMSGVIIKIGIFGMMRMLLLIKIDYLVIGYFILFISIVSGIYGVMLAIVQHNLKRLLAYHSIENIGIIGIGIGIGCIGVGMENQLLAVLGFAGALLHTLNHSLFKSLLFYGAGNVYQSTHTMDIEKLGGLSKQMPHTAFLFLMSALAICGLPPFNGFISEFLIYNGLFTGLYASDNALTLSVVSGIFALALIGGLAMLCFTKAFGSVFLGTARYNLQHPAEESNFGKLMPMYAVFILIIAIGLFPKPFVIALSEPLHLFTYHLHNNIPLERLQITATMSMIGWCSVAFSGMAGLIFLLRKIMVSNKPQTINVTWGCGYIAPTAKMQYTASAFVRTYRKLAEPVLSIHKKKKEIQGIFPKSGGQETHPYDKTEEWFIDYPLQQLKKFFNRFIFLQNGNLQFYILYGVAFITLVLIVPLAFDYLKALIKFLNQL from the coding sequence ATGGGAAAGATTATAGCCTTTATCGTCATTATTCTGTTAGCCATCCTGCTTATCCCGTTTATAAGTGTGAAATGGAAAGGAATGATTACGGTAACGACTGTAACCTTCATAGCTATCCTCAGCGGAAGCTTAGCCTTTCAGGCATTGTCCGGTGAAAATGCTGAGTTTTTATTCACCGGCTCATCGGTAACCGGAGAAATCCCTGTCCGGATTGATGCTTTATCGGGTTGGTTTATAGTAATCATCAATTTTACCTGCATTACGGGGGCCATTTATGGGCTGCATTATATGAAAGCTTATCGATCACAGAAATCTAACCTTTCTCTTCATTGTATCAGTTTTATTCTTGTCCATTCAAGCCTGATCTGTATTTGTTCCCTGCAAAATGCGATAGCTTTTTTAATAGCCTGGGAAATAATGGCCTTATCCTCTTTTATCCTCATAATTTTTGAACATTATAAAAGGGAAACCTTAAATGCGGGTATCAATTTCCTGATCCAGTCTCATATTTGCATCATGTTTTTGACGCTGGGTTTTATCTGGGTGGCCATGCGCATGAACTCCTACGATTTTAAAGCTATCACGTTATTTTCTTCCGCTAATTCCTTGCTTACCGGGGTAGCCTTATTTTTATGTTTCTTTTTTGGTTTTGCTATTAAAGCGGGATTTGTTCCTTTTCATACCTGGTTGCCTTATGCACATCCGGCAGCACCGTCACACGTCTCGGGTATCATGTCCGGCGTAATCATAAAAATAGGCATTTTTGGCATGATGAGGATGCTGCTGCTCATCAAAATTGATTACCTCGTCATAGGTTATTTCATATTATTCATTTCCATTGTTTCGGGAATATATGGCGTAATGCTTGCCATTGTTCAGCACAACCTAAAAAGATTACTGGCTTATCACAGTATTGAAAACATCGGAATTATTGGGATTGGCATTGGCATAGGTTGCATCGGGGTTGGCATGGAAAATCAGCTATTAGCCGTACTGGGATTTGCAGGCGCTTTGCTGCATACCTTAAATCATTCTCTTTTTAAATCACTTTTATTTTATGGAGCTGGTAACGTTTATCAGTCCACTCACACCATGGATATAGAAAAGCTGGGGGGATTAAGCAAACAAATGCCGCATACGGCGTTTCTTTTTCTCATGTCAGCGCTTGCCATTTGCGGGCTACCTCCTTTCAACGGATTTATTTCAGAGTTTCTTATTTATAATGGACTGTTTACAGGGTTATATGCGTCAGACAATGCATTAACCTTGTCAGTTGTTTCGGGGATTTTTGCATTAGCACTGATCGGAGGGCTGGCGATGTTATGCTTTACAAAAGCATTTGGCTCTGTTTTTTTGGGTACTGCACGTTACAATTTACAGCATCCTGCGGAGGAATCCAATTTTGGAAAACTAATGCCAATGTATGCTGTGTTTATTTTAATAATAGCTATTGGGTTGTTTCCCAAACCATTTGTTATCGCACTTTCAGAACCCCTTCATTTATTTACCTATCATCTTCATAACAATATCCCGTTAGAAAGACTTCAAATAACGGCGACAATGTCGATGATTGGGTGGTGTTCTGTGGCTTTCTCAGGAATGGCCGGGCTTATATTTTTGTTGAGGAAAATCATGGTTAGTAATAAACCACAGACCATTAATGTTACGTGGGGCTGCGGGTATATTGCTCCCACTGCAAAAATGCAATATACCGCAAGCGCTTTCGTCCGAACTTACCGGAAACTTGCTGAACCTGTTCTTTCCATTCACAAAAAGAAAAAGGAAATACAGGGGATATTCCCAAAATCAGGCGGACAGGAAACGCACCCTTATGATAAAACGGAAGAATGGTTTATCGATTACCCTTTACAACAATTAAAGAAATTTTTTAACCGGTTTATTTTCCTTCAAAACGGGAACCTTCAATTTTATATATTATATGGCGTAGCTTTTATTACCCTGGTATTAATTGTTCCATTGGCGTTCGATTATCTAAAAGCATTAATTAAGTTCTTAAATCAACTATAG
- a CDS encoding ABC transporter substrate-binding protein, whose protein sequence is MKKIHLFVVTLLLTTGLLSCQSNQTKSGSAKVTIGMVTFPGYAPLYLAKEKGFFGDMQVNLVRIEAVGDLRAALSSGKIDMYASTYDIFQASQGADVPGTGFMLIDESHGADGIVGAPGFNSIADLKGKKLAGEPGLPPYFLLQYLLNKEHLALGDINFKNIATQDAGAAFTSGNVDAAAIYEPFLSNAVKARKGSKIIASSAMAPNILADLLFASDNLSKNHPEELKGIAEGWFKALDYIKANPDDAYAIMSKSFNVSKKDMIDFKSVMTW, encoded by the coding sequence ATGAAAAAGATCCATTTATTTGTTGTCACCCTATTGCTGACCACAGGTCTGTTATCGTGCCAATCCAATCAAACCAAGTCCGGCTCCGCAAAAGTTACCATCGGTATGGTCACATTTCCCGGATATGCACCTTTATACCTGGCTAAGGAAAAAGGTTTTTTCGGAGACATGCAGGTCAACCTCGTTCGGATCGAGGCTGTAGGCGACCTAAGGGCAGCACTTAGTTCGGGGAAGATCGATATGTATGCATCAACCTACGATATTTTTCAGGCCTCACAGGGTGCCGATGTGCCGGGTACCGGGTTTATGCTGATTGACGAATCGCATGGTGCAGATGGCATTGTCGGCGCACCCGGCTTCAACTCGATTGCTGACCTGAAGGGCAAAAAGCTTGCGGGTGAACCGGGCCTGCCTCCTTATTTCCTATTGCAATACCTTTTAAACAAAGAACATTTGGCTTTGGGCGATATTAATTTTAAGAATATTGCGACCCAGGATGCCGGCGCTGCATTTACCTCGGGCAATGTCGACGCGGCGGCCATTTACGAGCCGTTTTTAAGCAATGCCGTTAAAGCGCGAAAAGGAAGCAAGATCATCGCTTCCAGTGCGATGGCACCCAACATCCTGGCCGACTTGCTTTTTGCGTCGGATAACCTTTCCAAAAATCATCCTGAAGAACTAAAAGGAATCGCGGAAGGCTGGTTCAAAGCTTTGGATTATATCAAAGCCAACCCGGATGATGCATATGCAATCATGTCGAAATCCTTTAATGTGAGTAAAAAAGATATGATTGACTTTAAATCAGTAATGACCTGGTAA
- a CDS encoding respiratory chain complex I subunit 1 family protein has translation MVSFILIILASLAFTGVIIRTKSITSGRKGPGIFQPMKDLIRLFKKGAVYSKTTSFIFQVAPSIYFASVLIAIMVIPLGQYKGIISFEGDFVFFAYVLGTGKFFSIISALDTGSSFEGMGASREALFSMFAEPAFFILMGSFALLTGHTSFQEIFASLHFGSYISYILGVLATFVLAMITMVENSRMPIDDPNTHLELTMVHEVMILDNSGFDLGMILYATSLKFAMYGALIANLFMGSFPIYLIIPIFFVIQLLFAVSVGILESFTARFRMNHNAQYILALSSVAFLIFLGVLLVLGQFN, from the coding sequence ATGGTAAGTTTCATTTTAATTATATTGGCAAGTCTGGCTTTTACAGGTGTTATCATCCGTACCAAGAGCATTACGTCGGGCCGCAAGGGCCCCGGCATTTTTCAGCCGATGAAAGATCTGATCAGGTTGTTTAAAAAAGGAGCTGTATACAGCAAAACCACCAGTTTCATTTTCCAGGTAGCCCCAAGTATTTATTTTGCTTCCGTCCTTATAGCGATAATGGTTATCCCCCTGGGCCAATACAAAGGGATCATCTCTTTTGAGGGGGATTTTGTTTTTTTTGCGTATGTATTGGGTACAGGGAAGTTTTTTAGTATCATCTCTGCTTTAGATACAGGCAGCAGCTTTGAAGGTATGGGCGCAAGCCGCGAGGCCCTTTTTTCCATGTTTGCCGAACCGGCCTTTTTTATCCTGATGGGTTCGTTTGCCCTGCTTACCGGTCACACGTCATTCCAGGAAATATTCGCCTCATTGCATTTTGGCTCGTACATATCTTATATACTTGGCGTATTGGCAACGTTTGTCCTGGCTATGATCACGATGGTCGAAAATAGCCGGATGCCCATAGATGATCCCAATACCCACCTGGAACTGACTATGGTTCATGAAGTAATGATCCTCGATAACAGCGGCTTTGACCTTGGAATGATTTTATATGCCACCAGCCTGAAATTCGCCATGTACGGGGCATTGATCGCCAACCTGTTTATGGGCAGTTTCCCGATATATTTAATTATCCCTATATTTTTTGTTATTCAGCTGCTGTTTGCGGTTTCCGTTGGAATACTGGAATCCTTTACCGCAAGGTTCCGAATGAATCATAATGCGCAGTATATACTGGCCCTATCCTCCGTTGCTTTCCTGATTTTTCTTGGGGTATTGCTGGTTTTAGGACAATTTAATTAA
- the dndC gene encoding DNA phosphorothioation system sulfurtransferase DndC produces the protein MSLDIKFLEAEIQDQYLNDDSPRPWIIGFSGGKDSTMLLQLVWLAIRRLPQELRTRHIYVVCNDTLVENPKIAQFVHQTLKSLQIAAASQGMPLTVHETTPILEETFWVNLLGKGYPAPNNMFRWCTERLKINPTTDFIKTKISETGEVIILLGTRSAESSNRARSIKKYEVKGERLRKHILPNAYVFALIKDVLTDEVWTYLLQVDPPWGGTNRDLVTLYRNANGGDCPLVIDDTTPSCGNSRFGCWVCTVVNKDKSMEALIDNGEEWMIPLSDFRDMLQEERNNREWREKRRRNSDITGEDVWGPYYPEKRALMLKTLLEAQKEVQKSEPDLILINYQELVAIQVTWHRDSIFNHSVAEIYNEVYGTDLSKTDFSDNTIFEKEILQEACHDNTEFELINELLEIQKSRYIMVNNYGLQSDIENHLEYHIKHKK, from the coding sequence ATGTCGTTAGATATTAAGTTTTTAGAAGCAGAAATACAGGATCAATACCTGAACGATGACAGCCCGAGGCCCTGGATAATTGGTTTTAGCGGCGGCAAGGATTCCACCATGCTCCTGCAATTGGTTTGGCTGGCGATCAGAAGGCTGCCGCAGGAATTAAGAACTAGGCATATTTACGTGGTCTGTAATGATACGCTGGTAGAGAACCCGAAAATCGCACAGTTCGTTCATCAAACGTTAAAAAGCCTCCAAATCGCGGCCGCCAGCCAGGGTATGCCGCTTACGGTTCATGAAACCACACCGATACTGGAAGAAACATTTTGGGTCAATTTATTAGGAAAGGGATACCCGGCACCGAACAACATGTTCAGGTGGTGTACCGAACGCCTGAAGATAAATCCGACTACTGACTTTATTAAAACCAAGATCAGCGAAACGGGTGAGGTGATCATTTTATTGGGTACACGCAGCGCCGAAAGCTCCAACAGGGCGAGAAGTATCAAAAAATATGAAGTTAAAGGGGAACGGCTCAGAAAACATATTTTGCCAAATGCTTATGTATTTGCCCTCATAAAAGACGTGTTGACCGATGAAGTATGGACCTATTTATTGCAGGTAGATCCGCCGTGGGGAGGCACTAACCGAGATCTGGTAACGCTCTACCGGAATGCAAATGGCGGCGATTGCCCGCTTGTGATTGATGATACGACGCCATCCTGCGGTAACAGTCGCTTCGGATGCTGGGTGTGCACGGTGGTTAATAAGGATAAATCCATGGAGGCGCTCATTGACAACGGTGAAGAATGGATGATCCCGCTTTCTGATTTTCGCGATATGTTACAGGAAGAGCGCAACAACAGGGAATGGCGGGAAAAAAGACGCCGCAACAGTGACATTACCGGCGAGGATGTTTGGGGCCCTTATTATCCTGAAAAACGCGCATTAATGCTCAAAACATTACTGGAAGCACAAAAGGAGGTCCAAAAATCTGAACCTGATCTCATACTCATTAACTACCAGGAACTGGTAGCGATCCAGGTAACCTGGCACCGGGATTCAATATTTAATCACAGCGTAGCCGAAATTTATAACGAGGTTTACGGCACCGACCTGAGCAAAACAGATTTTAGCGATAATACCATTTTTGAAAAAGAAATACTCCAGGAAGCATGCCATGATAATACTGAATTTGAATTGATCAATGAACTATTGGAAATTCAGAAATCAAGGTACATCATGGTAAATAATTATGGATTACAGAGCGATATCGAAAACCATCTGGAATACCATATCAAACATAAGAAATAG
- a CDS encoding NADH-quinone oxidoreductase subunit C: MRQLKIYPSDMKYINLKNNESTPLSAIPELDYPAFLELNVFLLLKTPACHCVNYFAFRYNDGIKLICCIANDDSHIIHISSAVADAKQPLSSFTQHNLVFEKFEREIHENFGIAYTDHPWLKPVRFPFNRFNKNTTIANYPFFNIESEELHEVGVGPIHAGIIEPGHFRFICNGEQILHLEVQLGYQHRGIEQLFLEKKKLLQRITLAENISGDSVAGHTVAFVNLWESLCNYHPGKDLQYSRTLALELERVAVHTGDLSGMCTDVAYQLGSAVFGRLRTPIINYFQKWCGNRLAKGLIRAGKTNFPFTNELGAELSKMLVEYEKDFEEISDELFSLPSALARFEKTGVVTTEQATTIGTVGMAARMSGINRDIRASHAHDWYAEIDHQPVIKHHGDVYSRAQIRKEEILQSISYIRALLQNIPPENDRPEPLTSPQPNSFAISLVEGWRGETCHCAITNANGELAHYKIKDPSFHNWLAMGLAVRNNEISDFPICNKSFNLSYCGHDL, translated from the coding sequence ATGAGGCAATTAAAAATTTACCCAAGTGATATGAAGTATATAAATCTTAAAAATAATGAATCCACACCCCTCTCCGCCATTCCGGAGTTGGATTACCCGGCATTTTTAGAGCTAAATGTTTTTTTACTGCTAAAAACTCCAGCGTGTCATTGTGTAAACTATTTTGCATTTCGCTATAACGATGGCATTAAATTGATTTGTTGTATTGCCAATGATGACTCACATATTATTCATATTTCATCAGCCGTCGCGGATGCCAAACAACCCTTATCCTCTTTCACCCAACACAATTTGGTATTTGAAAAATTCGAGCGGGAAATCCACGAAAATTTTGGAATAGCTTATACGGACCATCCCTGGCTTAAACCGGTTCGCTTCCCGTTTAACCGGTTCAATAAAAATACGACGATTGCCAACTATCCTTTTTTTAATATAGAAAGCGAGGAGCTGCATGAGGTGGGCGTAGGCCCCATACATGCCGGGATCATTGAACCCGGTCACTTTCGTTTTATATGTAATGGGGAACAGATCCTTCACCTTGAAGTACAATTGGGTTACCAGCACAGGGGCATAGAACAGCTATTCCTTGAAAAGAAAAAATTATTGCAGCGGATTACACTGGCAGAAAATATTTCAGGCGATTCAGTGGCCGGGCATACGGTAGCTTTTGTAAACCTTTGGGAAAGCCTATGCAACTACCACCCCGGAAAAGATTTACAGTATTCCCGTACCCTTGCTTTAGAATTGGAACGGGTAGCCGTTCACACCGGCGATTTAAGTGGAATGTGTACTGATGTAGCTTATCAACTGGGCAGTGCTGTTTTCGGAAGATTAAGAACACCAATTATTAATTACTTTCAAAAATGGTGCGGTAACCGGCTGGCCAAAGGCCTGATACGCGCCGGGAAAACTAATTTTCCCTTTACGAATGAGTTAGGTGCCGAATTATCGAAAATGTTGGTGGAATATGAAAAAGATTTTGAAGAAATATCAGATGAATTATTCAGTTTACCCAGCGCACTGGCCAGGTTTGAAAAAACAGGGGTCGTAACCACCGAACAAGCAACAACCATCGGAACCGTAGGGATGGCGGCAAGAATGAGCGGCATTAACAGGGATATCCGGGCTTCTCACGCACATGATTGGTACGCAGAAATAGATCACCAGCCAGTTATTAAACATCATGGTGATGTCTATTCGAGAGCGCAGATCAGAAAAGAAGAAATCCTGCAGTCCATCAGCTATATCAGGGCATTATTACAAAATATCCCTCCTGAAAATGATCGCCCGGAGCCATTAACTTCCCCGCAACCAAACTCATTCGCCATTTCTTTGGTCGAAGGCTGGAGAGGGGAAACTTGCCATTGCGCTATTACAAATGCTAACGGAGAATTAGCCCATTATAAAATAAAAGATCCTTCTTTTCACAACTGGCTGGCAATGGGCCTTGCCGTAAGGAACAATGAAATTTCAGATTTCCCGATTTGTAATAAAAGCTTTAACCTTTCTTATTGCGGTCATGATTTGTAA